In bacterium, the genomic stretch CTTCGGAAGACTTAGATTCTTACGCCACTGTGGGAAAAAAGGCTGGATAATCGGTTGCAATTCCCCAAAACAAACATCCATTTCGCTTTCCTTGTAAAAATATTTCGGATGATTTAGCACATTACCGAGTAACTGCAAAAGTGCATCTCCAAATGGTGTTCGATGCACCATAGCCATACGCCATCCTTTTCCCTTTTCAGGTTTACCGTGCTGGACAGATATGCACCCAAACAGCTCTAACAGAGCAACAGTATATAATCCTATAATGTAATTTATAAACTCCTCTTTATCTTTATTTCCTACAACTTTTAGTCCTTGAGCCGGTATCTCCTTGAAGAAACTTGACCACTTAAAGATAGGAATATCGAGTGAGGTGCTGTGCTCTCCGAGAACTTCTGGATTTACTTTGAGTAGCCATGTCTCCAGCAGAGTAAAATACCGCTCTGTTGAGTTAAGTTTTTGCCACTCTTGAAGTACTGGCTCATTCAAAACTAAAACCTGTTCTGTCTTAGCTACTTCTATATATGCCAGCCTGGTAGTCCGTAACAAAAGGTACAGTCCATTTATATAAGGATATGATTTTTGAAGTGGACGGCTAAGACCAATCTCAATTGGATGGGTGAGTTGTGCATTGAGTTGACTTAGTAAGTCCATTGGCAAAAGATTATTTTTACTGCTAACCTGGCACCTCTTTGACCCTATAAAACCCAGCAGTATCTCAAAATCACGCAAAACAGTCCCCGGACCATTCTCATCAATAACCTGATTGCGAAGAATCTGTTTGTTTTCAGACGATAAAGAATGTATTTTTGGATTGTTCATCTTTATTACCTCCCTTTTATCTATAAAAAATATTTCGACCTGTGAAATAGGTCAACCTGGGAAAACAAAATTATACCACACTACTTGGTGTCCGAAAAGGAGATAGGGAGATTAACTGTGATTCAGACATTGGACATCAGACACAAGACTATAGACTCTATTTATGCAGGAAATTAGCGACATTTGGGAAACCATCCTCACAACCTCACTCCCTGAATTTTTTCCTAAGCCTTACCTACAGAAGTATAGGCAGGTCTCCCAAGCCTTCATTCTTCTGCAATTTCTGCCCGCTTTAGTCTGATGTCTGATGTCTATAGTCTACTGTCTGAATCACAGGTAATCCTTCTTCACTTACCTTTATTTTATAATAGCATATTTTATCGGAATTGTAAAGAAAAATTAAATAAAATTATTGACAATAACATAATTAATGGATATAATTTAAACAAAAAGAGTAATAGTGTTTCAAGAACCACAGATAAACACAGATGAAGACAGATAAACACAGATAAACACAGATAAACACAGATAAACACAGATAATTAAATGAGTTAATCTGTGTGTATTTAAAAAAGATGTAGATGGAAAAAGGGTTTAAGTATAAAGAGATAACCTATCAAATTTTAAATGCCGCCTTTGAGGTTCATAATATTCTTGGATGTGGGTTCTTAGAGAAAGTTTATGAGAATTCAGTTGTTTGTGAGTTAAGATTAAAAAGGATGAAACTTGAGGCTCAAAAGAGAATAGAGATATTCTATAAAGGAAAAGAAGTAGGAATATATGTAGCTGATTTGATAGTAGAAGATAAAGTAATAGTAGAAGTAAAGGCAGTAGATGAGATAAGCAAGATTCATAAGGCTCAATTGTTAAATTACTTAAAAGCGACTGGATATGAAGTGGGACTTATTTTAAATTTTGCTAAGACTAAATTAGAATATGAGAGATTAGTTGTATAAATGATAAACACAGATACAAAATAAATCTGTGTTAATCTGTGTGCATCTGTGGTTTTATTTCTGAATTGAAGAGAAGGAGTAGTACTTATGGAAGAGCTTAATCAGATAGAAAAAGAGGAGTTAGCTAAACGGATAAACTGGCTGATAAATATCAGATGGGTAGCCGCTACATTCCCATATTTTATATTTGTTTTATCTGCACAGCGTGGTGAGGTACAAATTGGCTTTCCTGAAATTTTTCCTTTAGTTGAATATGTACTTAATATATTTTATATCATAATGGTTCGATTAAAAAAATGTTTACGATTTATTGCCTATTTCCAATTAATTGTAGATTTACTTCTTATTACCGCAGGGGTACATTTTACAGGTGGCCTGGGCAGTTGGTTTGACATATTTATCTATTTTATCATCATTATTGCTGCCCGGGCTTTACTATCATTACGAGCAAGTATTATCTTTGCAGGTATGAGCAGTATTTTATACACCACTATTATTAGTCTTGAATTCTTCGATATTTTACCACCAATATCTATCATAGCATTTAAAACTCCTTTACCTGAAGATGTTGACTATTTTATCACCTCGGTAATTGTGCGGATAGTATTTTTCTTCTGGATTGCTATCATAGCAGGACATCTGGCAGATATTATTCGCAAAAGAACTGAAGAGTTAATGGAGTCAAATATCAAGTCTGAAAGATTAGAAAGAACTAATAAAGAACTTGAAGAACTAAATAGAATGAAATCAGAATTTGTCTCTACTGTTTCGCATGAACTTCGGACACCTCTTACTACTATGAAAGAATTTGTCTCACTTATCTTGGATGAGATTCCAGGTAAGATTAATAAAGAACAAAATGAGTTTTTATCTATTATTAATGAGAACATTAATCGTTTATCTCGATTAATTAACAATATGTTGGACCTGTCAAGGATAGAATCCGGCAGGATGGAATTAAATCGTAAGAAAATTGATATAACTACTGTTGCAGAACAAGTAATTAAATTTCTACATGGGCAAGCAAGAGAGAAAGACATTTTAATAGAAAATTTATTACCTGCGGATTTATCAACTGTATATGCTGATATTGATAAAATCTCACAAGTATTGACAAATCTTGTAGATAATGCTATTAAATTTACTCAAAAAGGTGGTAAGGTAACTATAGAAGGTAAAATGGTAAATAATCAGGTACAAATTAGTGTAATTGATACAGGGATAGGTATAGCAAAAGAGAATATTCCCCAGATATTTGAGAGATTTCAACGGATTGAACTCCCTGTTGACAAACAAACACGAGGTTCTGGTTTGGGACTAAGTATTTCTAAAGCAATTATTGAGATGCATCATGGTAAAATATGGGTAGAAAGTGAAGTAGGCAAAGGAAGTAATTTTACCTTTTCTTTACCTGAATTTGATGAAGATATATTCTTTAAAAATGCTTTGACGCAAAAATTTAACTGTGCTTTGCGAAATCAATTGTTTTTATCATTACTTATCGTAAGTATAGAAAGTGAATCTGGGGAGATTGATGGTATATTACAAGATGTAGAAAATGTAGTCAAAGAGATATTACGAGGGGAAACAGATATAATTATAGGAATAAAAAAGAATAAATCGGTTCTCATTCTGTCAGAAGTAAACAGTAAAGATGCCCTGTCAATAAAAAATAGAATATTAAATGCATTAGTAGAACATGAATTTTTAACTCAAGAAGGTAAACATATCGATGTAACTATAAACTTAGGAATAGCTACTTATCCTGATGATGCGACTACTAAAGATGAATTGATGGCTAAAGCAAAAGAAGATTCGAAAAGGAGAAAACACCATGTCCAAAATATTAGTTGTAGATGATGACACAAAGCTTGTTGAAGCACTTAAGATTAGATTAGAAGTAAATAATTATAAAGTAATGACTGCGTTAAATGGGATAGAGGCATTAGAGAAGGTATATAAAGAAATGCCTGATCTGGTACTTTTAGATGCCTGGCTGCCTAAAATGAATGGCTGGGAGGTCTGCCGTAAGATTAAAGAAAGTGAAGAACTTAATTCTATTAAAGTGATTTTTCTTACTGCGCGGACAGAACTGAGTAATAGATTAATAGCCACTCAAATACTAAAGGCTGATGGTTATATCACTAAGCCATTTGAATCAGAGAAGTTAATTGCTACAATAAAGGAAGTGTTAGAGGAAAATGTCAAAGAAAAGGGTATTAGTAATAGATGATGAGCCTTTCTTGGTTAAGGCATTAAAAATCAGACTGGAAATGTCAGGATATGAGGTAATTACTGCTTATGATGGATTAGATGGATTGAATAAGGCAATAGAAGAAAAGCCTGATTTGATTGTCCTTGATGTGATGCTGCCTAAAAAAAATGGCTATCAGATATGTCAACGCCTAAAATCTGATGACCAATACAAACATATCCCTATTGTTATGTTAACTGCTAAGGGACAGAAGAGTGATAAAGAATGGGGAGAGCAGGCAGGAGCAGATTTTTATATCACTAAGCCTTTCGATGATAAAGAATTATTAGCCAAAATAAAGGAATTATTGGGAGAATAGATGAGGTAAAGTCAGAAATCATAATGAATATATTGCTGTGATTCAGACACTGGACATCAGACACCACCGAAATTTGCAGGAATATGGGATTATGGAATGGGCTATCAATATTTAATTGGAGTAGTTCAATGAATACAACTCAAATTCAAACTAATTCTGTAACTATTCACCACGAAGAACACGAAGAAAATTAGTAACCGTTCAGGCTATATATCAAAAGTGTAAGAAAGGGGATAAGGAGATAAGAATGATATGGAGATAAGATAATAGAAATAGATTGAAATTTATAGAATTCGAAGAATGTTGCGAAGCAAAAATAGGTAGAAATTGATTGTGGAAAACAACAAATTTCCATAAATTTCTATTAGTTTCTATTAATTTCAATTTTTGTAACTATTCACCGCAGAGACGCAGAGAAAAAATTAAAATCTATTCACCAGAGACAGAAATTTCCTTTTTTTGTGTGCATTTCGGGTCTTTCGTTGTTTATTAATCTTTTAATACTTACTTTTGACTAACTGTTTTTAAGCCTTTTTAAACAGCGAAAAATACGAAAAAAAGATATTTTCCCTGCGTCTCTGCGGTAAAGGATTACCTGAACGGTTACCAAAAATCTTCCCTCTCAAGATGTGGGTAACGATAAGGCTTTAGCCGATGGTTCTTCCCCATCTTTTCTAACATGCAAATCTTACTTAACACAACACTATCTACCAGTATCTCCCAGTCTTTACCTAAAAAGTATAGCTCAGGGAGGTAGTAAAATTGCTTGTTGTAGGTCTTTCAGCGGAAGGCCGGTCTTGTAGAAAACTGATGTTTAGTGAAAGATTGTTCAGGAAAGAATAATTACCAGTAACATTCAAGTTCTCACTTGCACTATCGTTAGATTTAGTAGAACTAAATGTGGTTGTAAGTCCAAAAGGCGCTTTTGTAATCTCCATGCCTACTGTTCTGGAAGTAGTTTCCTGGTTAATTGTCGTTGTTTTCCCCTTATTTATGTTATAGGCATAAGATGTTGAAACTATCTCGGTTATAGGAGCGCGGATGGAAACCTTCGTCTCTGTATCTATTTTATCTGTGTCATCCGGGGAATAGATATAAGTTTGCCCAAAAGTAAGTGGAAATTCCCGATTTTTTATCCTCAAATTGTAATTTATATCCCCCCTGTAATTGTGTGTTATATTTCTTTCTGTGGTTTTCTGCTCATCCAAAACATAACCTATTTGATACTTCAGGTTTTCAAAGATTGGCTGAGAAAGTTGGAGAGTAAGATTATGAGTAAGATTTCGTGTCTTTTCATCTAAGGAATAAGACTCATCAACACAATTACTGAAATTACAAGATAGAGTCATCTCTTTTATAAGATTAAAGAGAAGGTTCAAGGTATATCCGCTATTTTCAGATTTAGGGTTACCTTGTTCATCCTTTATCTTTGTTGCCTGAAATTCAATCCCTGTTTGCCCCAAAAACTTTTTCTCCCCTATATCGTAAGTCATACCTGCGGTTGTCAGATGCGTTTTAGCACTATTGGCAGATTCTTCTGTATCAGATAAGTTATAGCCCACACGGAAGATTAGAGAAGACAATGCTTGCCAGGAGACTCCATAATCCTGTGTAAATGTTTTAATATCTGTCTCTGTGGACTGGGATTTAGAAAGGTTATTATTTAAGTTAAATTTAGTTATAAATTTTAATTTCTCATTAATCTGGCTGATAAGTTCTGCTATATAGTTTTCCGACTCGGATGAGGTTTTTAAACTTTCATCATCAGGTATGTTATCAGTATCAGAAGATTGAATATCAAGGTTTAACTCGAAGATTTTCTTGAAAGGGATATTTGATGTTAGCCCAATAGATTTTACCTTAGTTTTATTCTTTTCAATAAAGTCCTGTGTTTTGCCAAGATTTAGAATAATATCTGTGCTCGCCTGCCCTAACTTACTCCCCAGAGAGAAGTTAAAATCTTCTGTTTTAACTTCTTTATCTGAACCAACATTCTCTCTTGTATTTTTATTAGCTGAATTAGAGTAATTGAATTGTATAGGGAAGTTATTAAATACGGATATACCCAGACCAATCTTCATAGAATTATCTTTACTCTTGTAATCGGTTTTATCGAAGGTATTCAAGCTATCTTCTGTCTTGCCCGATAACGCCAATTCCCATAAAGGATTTTTTATACCTACATCAAGGTTGGCTTTTTGTTTCCCGCCGGTTGTGAATTCTTGCTTATTTGCCTTAATCTCGCTTCTTATTTCAACTCCATTGTCGAGAGAACGTGTCTGATTTACCGCGACATTGGTCGATAGGGCGTGTTGAGTTTGATTCTGTTCATCTTCTACTGTTTGATAGCCTGTGGTAATTCCACCGGCTGCCCCCTCGGCTTCAAATTCAGTCCAGTCTATTTGTGTTGGTTGTCCGCTTGTCCCCTCCACATCCCCATATTCCCATTCGCCGTCCAGCTCTCCTCCATCCCAATCTTCGCCCTCTTCCATTTCTTCTTCTGGCTCTAGTTCTTCCTCTAGTTCTTCCTCTGGTTCTTCCTCTGGTTCTATTGATGGTTCTTCCGGACTAAAAGGAATGGGAATTACTATTCTTCCTGGATTGGGATAGATTATTTGAACTTCCAATTTACGGACTCCAGCTGGAATAAAAGGAGAGACTATCACATCATTATTTTTTGTTGCCGGAACTTTGAAACTACGCCAGCCCTTGCCATCGA encodes the following:
- a CDS encoding ATP-binding protein, with protein sequence MEELNQIEKEELAKRINWLINIRWVAATFPYFIFVLSAQRGEVQIGFPEIFPLVEYVLNIFYIIMVRLKKCLRFIAYFQLIVDLLLITAGVHFTGGLGSWFDIFIYFIIIIAARALLSLRASIIFAGMSSILYTTIISLEFFDILPPISIIAFKTPLPEDVDYFITSVIVRIVFFFWIAIIAGHLADIIRKRTEELMESNIKSERLERTNKELEELNRMKSEFVSTVSHELRTPLTTMKEFVSLILDEIPGKINKEQNEFLSIINENINRLSRLINNMLDLSRIESGRMELNRKKIDITTVAEQVIKFLHGQAREKDILIENLLPADLSTVYADIDKISQVLTNLVDNAIKFTQKGGKVTIEGKMVNNQVQISVIDTGIGIAKENIPQIFERFQRIELPVDKQTRGSGLGLSISKAIIEMHHGKIWVESEVGKGSNFTFSLPEFDEDIFFKNALTQKFNCALRNQLFLSLLIVSIESESGEIDGILQDVENVVKEILRGETDIIIGIKKNKSVLILSEVNSKDALSIKNRILNALVEHEFLTQEGKHIDVTINLGIATYPDDATTKDELMAKAKEDSKRRKHHVQNISCR
- a CDS encoding GxxExxY protein, translating into MEKGFKYKEITYQILNAAFEVHNILGCGFLEKVYENSVVCELRLKRMKLEAQKRIEIFYKGKEVGIYVADLIVEDKVIVEVKAVDEISKIHKAQLLNYLKATGYEVGLILNFAKTKLEYERLVV
- a CDS encoding response regulator encodes the protein MSKKRVLVIDDEPFLVKALKIRLEMSGYEVITAYDGLDGLNKAIEEKPDLIVLDVMLPKKNGYQICQRLKSDDQYKHIPIVMLTAKGQKSDKEWGEQAGADFYITKPFDDKELLAKIKELLGE
- a CDS encoding plasmid pRiA4b ORF-3 family protein; translated protein: MNNPKIHSLSSENKQILRNQVIDENGPGTVLRDFEILLGFIGSKRCQVSSKNNLLPMDLLSQLNAQLTHPIEIGLSRPLQKSYPYINGLYLLLRTTRLAYIEVAKTEQVLVLNEPVLQEWQKLNSTERYFTLLETWLLKVNPEVLGEHSTSLDIPIFKWSSFFKEIPAQGLKVVGNKDKEEFINYIIGLYTVALLELFGCISVQHGKPEKGKGWRMAMVHRTPFGDALLQLLGNVLNHPKYFYKESEMDVCFGELQPIIQPFFPQWRKNLSLPKPEFQDGIYIFKVSLGNVWRLIAIPAENDLESLSNIILRTFNFDFDHLYCFTYRNRFGISINVNHPDMKEEPLLADEVIIGDLDIKPGTIMTYLYDFGDNWEFDVKLERIDPVDPKIKSPIILESHGRPPQQYPIWNE
- a CDS encoding response regulator; protein product: MSKILVVDDDTKLVEALKIRLEVNNYKVMTALNGIEALEKVYKEMPDLVLLDAWLPKMNGWEVCRKIKESEELNSIKVIFLTARTELSNRLIATQILKADGYITKPFESEKLIATIKEVLEENVKEKGISNR